In a single window of the Candidatus Rokuibacteriota bacterium genome:
- a CDS encoding glycosyltransferase family 39 protein, with translation MSRRDGALLVLLLLFLAAVTAAWVTLDRRPPEWDHANHLERAVVCHRILAEPGHERVSEIIAMSSFYPPVVACTAGLLYFLLAIVPLTAQAVMWGFLAVGTLAVYGIGRRLLDAEAGLVAAFLLGTAPFVVFSLTTFQLDLPLAAMVAVTLYALGRAEAFSRPGWSVLTGVALGVGMLTKPPFASYVLPPLAWCAWNAFAAPDRGPRLRRLLLAVGIGLVIALPWYGPRLIGLPMQVLNRSFKQAAESGHAPALTPGSLLYYPRVFQPQFGLLAAPLAAWGLWALRRMPRARGLLWSATLPLVGFLLIQNKNLRYTLPLLPAAALVAAAGLQRLAPAWRRGLTWSCLALGVVQVSSAAFALPPPPAVPPLLGTVVFSRAPDGGDWRHREVLEAILRAAGGRSARVAVVPNDNYFSLSNFRYTAVREQLPLTLTRAWDGPPLGVDFVILKTGDQGPDFASERPDRIMAAFGGGDRWLAAAFPVIAEFSLPDGSRGMVRMRRLEPLAGISAEEVARRLRQSGGGFLSDHAREVLGFTASLEYRAEALLRGEVDRLVIEADSALVGEFARKRPALRLRNIRLSVGGLLFNPRRLVDTGRLEVLDLQALTAERLTVTETDLLHFLRAQKRFTRVDLRLGDGSADVGLGWPGPALSGRVRLVPGLDGSPFGLRAEALRVGGVAVPGPLTGWVMRHLDPAPRLKRLPIKVWLAPVSILPGRIEVGSSESPAGSPPEGRRG, from the coding sequence ATGAGCCGGCGCGACGGCGCGCTGCTGGTGCTGCTGCTCCTCTTCCTCGCCGCGGTCACGGCGGCCTGGGTGACGCTCGACCGCCGCCCGCCGGAGTGGGACCACGCCAACCACCTCGAGCGGGCCGTCGTCTGCCACCGCATCCTCGCCGAGCCGGGGCACGAGCGGGTGAGCGAGATCATCGCCATGTCGAGCTTCTACCCGCCGGTGGTTGCCTGCACGGCGGGACTGCTGTACTTCCTCTTGGCCATCGTGCCGCTCACGGCGCAGGCGGTCATGTGGGGCTTCCTCGCCGTCGGGACGCTCGCCGTCTACGGGATCGGGCGCCGGCTGCTCGACGCCGAGGCCGGCCTCGTGGCCGCCTTCCTGCTCGGGACGGCGCCCTTCGTCGTCTTCTCGCTCACCACCTTCCAGCTCGATCTGCCGCTGGCGGCCATGGTGGCGGTGACGCTGTACGCGCTCGGACGGGCGGAGGCTTTCTCGCGGCCGGGATGGTCCGTGCTCACGGGTGTGGCGCTGGGAGTCGGGATGCTGACCAAGCCTCCCTTCGCGTCCTACGTCCTCCCGCCGCTGGCCTGGTGCGCCTGGAACGCCTTCGCGGCCCCGGACCGCGGGCCGCGGCTCCGCCGGCTGCTCCTCGCCGTCGGGATCGGGCTCGTCATCGCGCTGCCCTGGTACGGTCCACGGCTCATCGGGCTGCCCATGCAGGTCCTCAACCGCTCGTTCAAGCAGGCGGCGGAGTCGGGGCATGCCCCCGCGCTCACCCCGGGGTCGCTGCTCTACTATCCGCGAGTGTTCCAGCCCCAGTTCGGGCTCCTGGCGGCTCCACTGGCGGCGTGGGGGCTCTGGGCGCTTCGTCGCATGCCGCGCGCGCGCGGCCTTCTCTGGTCCGCCACGCTGCCGCTCGTAGGTTTCCTTCTGATCCAGAACAAGAACCTGCGCTACACGCTGCCGCTCCTTCCCGCCGCCGCCCTGGTGGCCGCAGCTGGGCTCCAGCGCCTCGCCCCTGCGTGGCGGCGTGGGCTCACCTGGAGCTGCCTGGCGCTCGGGGTGGTGCAAGTCTCGTCTGCCGCCTTCGCGCTACCGCCGCCTCCCGCGGTGCCGCCGCTGCTGGGAACCGTGGTCTTCTCGCGGGCCCCCGACGGGGGCGACTGGCGTCATCGCGAGGTGCTCGAGGCCATCCTGCGCGCAGCCGGCGGGCGATCGGCCAGGGTGGCCGTGGTGCCCAATGACAACTACTTCTCCCTTTCCAACTTCCGCTACACTGCGGTCCGCGAACAGCTGCCGCTGACGCTGACGCGAGCCTGGGACGGCCCCCCCCTCGGTGTCGACTTCGTGATCCTCAAGACCGGGGATCAGGGGCCGGACTTCGCCTCCGAGAGGCCCGACCGCATCATGGCCGCCTTCGGCGGTGGCGATCGGTGGCTGGCGGCGGCCTTTCCCGTGATCGCCGAGTTCTCGCTGCCGGACGGGAGCCGTGGCATGGTCAGGATGAGGCGCCTGGAGCCGTTGGCGGGGATCAGCGCCGAGGAGGTGGCGCGGCGGCTGCGTCAATCAGGCGGGGGTTTCCTCAGCGACCACGCCCGCGAGGTGCTGGGCTTCACGGCGTCGCTCGAGTACCGGGCGGAGGCCCTCCTCCGCGGAGAGGTGGATCGGCTCGTCATCGAGGCCGACTCGGCGCTCGTGGGCGAGTTCGCCCGGAAACGCCCGGCGCTCCGGCTGCGCAACATCCGGCTGTCGGTGGGGGGCCTCCTCTTCAATCCCCGGCGCCTCGTCGACACGGGACGGCTCGAGGTGCTGGACCTCCAGGCGCTGACCGCCGAGCGGCTGACGGTGACCGAGACGGATCTGCTTCACTTCCTTCGCGCCCAGAAGCGTTTCACGCGCGTCGACCTGCGACTGGGGGACGGCTCGGCCGATGTGGGCCTCGGTTGGCCGGGGCCCGCCCTCTCGGGCCGCGTGCGTCTCGTGCCTGGCCTGGACGGGAGCCCCTTCGGGCTCCGCGCCGAGGCCCTGCGCGTGGGAGGTGTGGCGGTGCCCGGGCCGCTGACGGGCTGGGTGATGCGCCACCTGGACCCCGCGCCCCGTCTCAAGCGGCTGCCCATCAAGGTCTGGCTGGCGCCCGTGAGTATCCTTCCAGGGCGCATCGAGGTGGGTTCGTCGGAGAGCCCCGCCGGGAGCCCTCCCGAGGGGCGGAGGGGATGA
- a CDS encoding class I SAM-dependent methyltransferase, whose product MDSGYAAVHAGEDRAHWWFLGRQTVILAEMARRLPAGGLRLAELGCGSGGLLPGLARFGDVVGIEADPALLRAADARGLPVLAGALPDRIPLEAGTLDAACLFDVLEHLDDDGLALERVRALLVPGGSLFVTVPAYPWLWSRHDEILGHRRRYTGRGLRVAVEGAGFKVERLTYFNSLLAAPIVLARLLHRLTGRQTHDLSRPPAPVNRLLAGCFAFEARLLRWVSSPFGISLLLVARRPR is encoded by the coding sequence ATGGACTCGGGCTACGCCGCGGTCCACGCCGGGGAGGACCGGGCGCACTGGTGGTTCCTCGGCCGGCAGACGGTCATCCTCGCCGAGATGGCCCGCCGGCTGCCCGCAGGGGGGCTGCGGCTGGCCGAGCTCGGCTGCGGCAGCGGCGGCCTGCTGCCCGGGCTGGCGCGCTTCGGCGACGTGGTCGGGATCGAGGCGGACCCGGCGCTGCTCCGGGCCGCCGATGCTCGGGGCCTTCCGGTCCTGGCCGGCGCGCTGCCCGACCGCATCCCTCTCGAGGCGGGGACCCTGGACGCCGCCTGCCTCTTCGACGTGCTCGAGCACCTGGACGATGACGGCCTGGCGCTGGAGCGCGTCCGCGCGCTGCTCGTGCCGGGAGGATCCCTCTTCGTGACCGTGCCGGCGTACCCGTGGCTGTGGAGTCGCCACGACGAGATCCTCGGCCACCGCCGGCGCTACACCGGACGGGGGCTGCGCGTGGCGGTCGAAGGGGCGGGCTTCAAGGTGGAGCGCCTCACCTACTTCAACTCCCTGCTGGCCGCGCCCATCGTCCTCGCCCGGCTCCTGCACCGTCTCACGGGGCGCCAGACCCACGACCTCAGCCGCCCGCCCGCTCCGGTCAATCGCCTGCTGGCGGGGTGCTTCGCCTTCGAGGCCCGGCTGCTCCGCTGGGTTTCCTCGCCCTTCGGAATCTCGCTCCTGCTGGTGGCGCGGCGTCCCCGATGA
- a CDS encoding HIT family protein: MSQRPCPMCEQVAGEGDHFIADLAVSRAYLNRDQYFPGWVFVILRRHAEELYDLTAGERAALIEDVTDMARALAAVYRPVKLNYELLGNQVPHIHWHLVPRLAGDPDPRWPVWRVPHDPAPLPPGQLRDRLEMVRRALAAPR, translated from the coding sequence GTGAGCCAGAGGCCGTGCCCGATGTGCGAGCAGGTGGCGGGCGAGGGCGACCACTTCATCGCCGACCTTGCCGTCTCCCGCGCGTACCTCAACCGGGACCAGTACTTCCCCGGCTGGGTCTTCGTCATCCTCCGCCGCCACGCCGAGGAGCTCTACGATCTCACCGCCGGCGAGCGGGCCGCGCTCATCGAGGACGTGACGGACATGGCCCGGGCGCTGGCCGCCGTGTACCGGCCCGTGAAGCTGAACTACGAGCTGCTGGGCAACCAGGTCCCGCACATCCACTGGCACCTGGTCCCGCGCCTGGCCGGCGACCCGGACCCGCGCTGGCCCGTGTGGCGGGTCCCGCACGACCCGGCCCCGCTCCCCCCGGGGCAGCTCCGCGACCGCCTGGAGATGGTGCGACGAGCGCTGGCGGCTCCGCGCTAG
- a CDS encoding pyridoxal phosphate-dependent aminotransferase has protein sequence MIARRALEIEPFLAVEVFQKAQELERQGIDIIHLEYGEPDFDTPPVIREAAEKALKDGRTRYVHTQGILPLREAIAEHYHERYGVSLSPDQILVTAGTSPAMLLLFMTLLERGDQVLLSDPHYACYPKFVKYADGEPVSVPVEEDDGFQLEPGAVREALGPRTRAILINSPANPTGTVLSTERMEALAGLGPWIVSDEIYHGLTYEGPEHSILEFTDHAFVLNGFSKAYAMTGWRLGYLIAPREFIRPLTAAHGNFFISTNEFVQWAALAALKEAGADAARMRRIFDERRRAMVAGLRRIGLGVGAPPTGAFYVLANARAYTGDSLAFAFEILREAHVALTPGIDFGRNAEGYLRVCYANSLERIQEALVRIGRFLEARRR, from the coding sequence ATGATCGCCCGCCGCGCCCTGGAGATCGAGCCGTTCCTCGCGGTCGAGGTGTTTCAGAAGGCCCAGGAGCTGGAGCGCCAGGGGATCGACATCATCCACCTCGAGTATGGCGAGCCGGACTTCGACACCCCTCCGGTGATCCGCGAAGCCGCGGAGAAGGCACTCAAGGACGGCCGCACCCGCTACGTCCACACCCAGGGGATCCTCCCCCTCCGCGAGGCCATCGCGGAGCATTACCACGAACGCTACGGCGTGAGCCTCTCGCCCGACCAGATCCTGGTCACGGCCGGCACCTCGCCGGCGATGCTCCTCCTGTTCATGACGCTGCTCGAGCGCGGCGACCAGGTGCTGCTCTCCGACCCGCACTACGCCTGCTATCCCAAGTTCGTGAAGTACGCAGACGGGGAGCCGGTCTCTGTGCCCGTCGAGGAGGACGATGGCTTCCAGCTCGAGCCCGGGGCGGTGCGGGAAGCGCTCGGGCCGCGCACCAGGGCCATCCTGATCAACTCGCCCGCGAATCCCACGGGCACGGTGCTCTCCACCGAGCGCATGGAGGCCCTGGCCGGTCTCGGCCCCTGGATCGTCTCCGACGAGATCTATCACGGGCTGACCTACGAGGGTCCGGAGCACTCGATCCTCGAGTTCACCGACCACGCCTTCGTGCTGAACGGCTTCTCCAAGGCCTACGCGATGACCGGGTGGCGGCTCGGTTACCTGATCGCGCCGCGGGAGTTCATCCGCCCGCTGACGGCGGCTCACGGCAACTTCTTCATCTCGACCAACGAGTTCGTCCAGTGGGCGGCGCTGGCCGCGCTCAAGGAGGCGGGGGCGGACGCCGCGCGCATGCGCCGCATCTTCGACGAGCGCCGCCGCGCCATGGTGGCCGGGCTCAGGCGCATCGGCCTCGGCGTGGGCGCACCGCCGACGGGGGCCTTCTACGTGCTCGCCAACGCCCGCGCGTACACGGGCGACTCCCTGGCCTTCGCGTTCGAGATCCTCCGCGAAGCGCATGTCGCGCTGACCCCCGGCATCGACTTCGGACGCAACGCCGAGGGGTACCTGCGCGTGTGCTACGCCAACTCACTGGAGCGCATCCAGGAGGCGCTGGTGCGGATCGGACGCTTCCTGGAGGCGCGCCGCCGGTGA
- a CDS encoding glycosyltransferase family 2 protein: MSAAPAWSVVIPAYNEAARLPAYLKEVVAYLDGRDQPYEVLVVDDGSRDATGALVRDLARVHPGVRLHVLPANRGKGFAVRAGMMAVGGTLRLMADADGATPIVEVKRLEAAIQAGADLAVGSRALPDPSVVVRARAHRMLAGQVWSRLVRALGVSGVVDTQCGFKLFRAAVADDLFPALRTDGFGFDVELVLLAQRRGYRIAEVPINWTDQPGSKVGVLKDGPRMLAQIVAAGLRRALSRDPRSAR, from the coding sequence GTGTCCGCGGCACCCGCCTGGTCAGTCGTCATCCCGGCCTACAACGAGGCCGCCCGCCTGCCCGCCTACCTCAAGGAGGTGGTGGCCTACCTCGACGGGCGGGACCAGCCCTACGAGGTCCTCGTGGTGGACGACGGCAGTCGCGACGCGACCGGCGCCCTGGTCCGCGATCTGGCCCGTGTCCACCCCGGCGTACGGCTCCACGTGCTCCCGGCCAATCGCGGGAAGGGCTTCGCCGTGCGGGCCGGGATGATGGCCGTCGGGGGTACCCTCAGGCTCATGGCGGATGCCGATGGCGCCACGCCTATCGTGGAGGTCAAGCGACTGGAGGCCGCGATCCAGGCCGGGGCGGACCTGGCCGTCGGGTCGCGCGCGCTGCCCGATCCCTCGGTGGTGGTGCGGGCGCGGGCCCACCGGATGCTGGCGGGCCAGGTGTGGAGCCGCCTCGTCCGCGCCCTCGGTGTCTCCGGCGTGGTGGACACCCAGTGCGGCTTCAAGCTGTTCCGGGCGGCGGTGGCGGACGACCTCTTCCCGGCGCTCCGCACCGACGGGTTCGGCTTCGACGTCGAGCTCGTGCTGCTGGCCCAGCGCCGCGGGTACCGGATCGCCGAGGTGCCCATCAACTGGACGGACCAGCCCGGATCCAAGGTCGGAGTGCTCAAGGACGGCCCGCGCATGCTGGCGCAGATCGTGGCCGCCGGCCTCCGGCGCGCGCTCTCCCGCGACCCCAGGAGCGCTCGATGA
- a CDS encoding YceI family protein has protein sequence MSLRIGIFCLGLLLAVTSAQAEPRRWTVVAGRSQVWLTASFPLGDFTGRTEDLGGEFLADPTDIRQGVTGTLRVNATTLRTGVDGRDRDMRQALGVDGHPEIRFVVQAVEPSFSSITEAADVLLAITGSMIIRGVERPMTVPGRVRFRSDQLWVRGESRLRMTDFGITPPRRLFLTVRDEVGVAFDVTLAPAQ, from the coding sequence ATGTCTCTGCGGATCGGCATCTTCTGCCTGGGGCTTCTGCTCGCCGTCACCTCCGCCCAGGCCGAGCCCCGGCGCTGGACTGTCGTCGCGGGGAGGAGCCAGGTGTGGCTCACCGCCTCCTTCCCGCTCGGAGACTTCACCGGGCGAACGGAGGACCTGGGCGGCGAATTCCTCGCCGATCCCACCGATATCCGGCAGGGGGTGACGGGGACCCTCCGGGTCAACGCCACGACACTGCGCACGGGCGTTGACGGGCGGGACCGGGACATGCGCCAGGCGCTCGGCGTGGACGGCCATCCCGAGATCCGCTTCGTTGTCCAGGCCGTCGAGCCGTCGTTCAGCTCCATCACGGAGGCCGCCGACGTGCTCCTGGCCATCACGGGGTCCATGATCATCCGCGGAGTGGAGCGCCCCATGACGGTTCCGGGTCGCGTGCGCTTCCGGAGCGACCAGCTCTGGGTGCGCGGCGAGTCCCGCCTGAGAATGACCGACTTCGGGATCACGCCCCCCCGACGGCTCTTCCTCACCGTCCGCGACGAGGTGGGCGTGGCTTTCGACGTCACGCTCGCACCTGCCCAGTAG
- a CDS encoding sigma-70 family RNA polymerase sigma factor codes for MTGTWGEQPAPRARARRAPTLVATEVDPAVEGESPDVPVSLDGAIALPEAALEPSAPEGEDPVRIYLKEIGKVPLLNAEKEVALGRRIEAGQIQLRGALGEIPMAVDRLLTLMDRVRRGELPLDDLILLPDGGEPEPEQLKPILATFARIRRLEREIQRLQEALADRRRSSATRASYNKWIAENRAAIRGLVEKLPLRPALVDEIVADSRRVVEQMRDLRSGKELRAVESQVGLRRKALVAALSVIEKHDRVVRQAKKELMEANLRLVVSVAKRYLGSELGLLDLVQEGNIGLMKAVDRFQYRRGFKFSTYATWWIRQAITRAIADHSRTIRIPVHMVETLNRISRVNRMLVNEMGREPTPEELARRTGVPARKVRLILESSRKPLSLETPIGEDSDLGDFLEDKTAESPNETLITQDLTTQVERALSTLSPKEKEILRLRFGIGEEGEHTLEEVGRRFSVTRERIRQIETKALRKLRHPLRGRALRAFVEN; via the coding sequence ATGACCGGCACTTGGGGGGAGCAGCCGGCCCCCCGTGCCAGGGCGCGCCGGGCCCCCACCCTCGTGGCCACCGAGGTGGACCCGGCCGTCGAGGGTGAGTCCCCCGACGTGCCGGTGAGCCTGGACGGCGCTATAGCCCTGCCCGAGGCGGCGCTCGAGCCCTCCGCCCCCGAGGGCGAGGACCCGGTGCGCATCTACCTCAAGGAAATCGGCAAGGTCCCCCTGCTGAACGCCGAGAAGGAGGTGGCCCTCGGCAGGCGCATCGAGGCCGGCCAGATCCAGCTCCGCGGGGCCCTGGGCGAGATCCCCATGGCCGTGGACAGGCTGCTCACCCTGATGGACCGTGTCCGACGCGGGGAGCTGCCCCTGGACGATCTCATCCTGCTGCCGGACGGCGGCGAGCCCGAGCCCGAGCAGCTCAAGCCCATCCTGGCAACCTTCGCGCGGATCCGCCGGCTGGAGCGGGAGATCCAGCGGCTCCAGGAGGCGCTGGCTGACAGGCGCCGGTCGAGCGCCACCCGCGCCAGCTACAACAAGTGGATCGCCGAGAACCGCGCGGCCATCCGTGGCCTCGTCGAGAAGCTGCCGCTCCGGCCCGCGCTCGTGGACGAGATCGTGGCCGACAGCCGCCGCGTGGTCGAGCAGATGCGTGACCTGCGCAGCGGCAAGGAGCTGCGCGCTGTCGAGAGCCAGGTCGGGCTCCGGCGCAAGGCCCTCGTAGCAGCGCTCTCGGTCATCGAGAAGCACGATCGGGTCGTGCGCCAGGCCAAGAAGGAGCTGATGGAGGCGAACCTCCGCCTCGTGGTCTCGGTCGCCAAGCGCTACCTGGGCAGCGAGCTCGGGCTGCTGGACCTCGTCCAGGAGGGCAACATCGGCCTCATGAAGGCCGTGGACCGCTTCCAGTACCGCCGGGGGTTCAAGTTCTCCACCTACGCGACGTGGTGGATCCGCCAGGCGATCACACGAGCCATTGCCGACCACTCGCGCACCATCCGCATCCCGGTCCACATGGTCGAGACGCTGAACCGCATCTCGCGCGTGAACCGGATGCTCGTCAACGAGATGGGGCGCGAGCCCACGCCGGAGGAGCTGGCGCGGCGCACCGGGGTGCCCGCCAGGAAGGTGCGGCTGATCCTCGAGTCCTCGCGCAAGCCCCTGTCGCTGGAGACGCCCATCGGCGAGGACTCGGACCTCGGCGACTTCCTCGAGGACAAGACGGCCGAGTCCCCCAACGAGACCCTGATCACCCAGGACCTCACCACCCAGGTGGAGCGGGCGCTGTCCACGCTCTCCCCCAAGGAAAAGGAGATCCTGCGGCTGCGCTTCGGCATCGGCGAGGAAGGGGAACACACCCTGGAGGAGGTCGGCCGGCGCTTCTCGGTGACGCGCGAGCGCATCCGCCAGATCGAGACCAAGGCCCTGCGGAAGCTCCGGCACCCGCTCCGCGGCCGCGCCCTCCGCGCCTTCGTCGAGAACTAG
- a CDS encoding acyl-CoA carboxylase subunit beta, giving the protein MGMKELVDDLKARRERATGMGGPEAIARQHADGKLTVRERLDRLFDPGSFSEIGILATHANISPAMRGKETPADGVVTGFGKINGRLASVIAYDFTVMAGSMGRTAEIKCNRAREIALTKRMPMVWLIDSAGARIQEAIGSTFAQSGFLFREESIMSGVVPMVAAMMGPGAAGTAYIPALSDFVLMVKGTSHMALGGPPLVKAVVGEDITPEELGGSKVHTEVSGVADLEVTDDAACIDAIKEYLSFFPGSNLEQPPVAPCGDPADRMDEALLSIVPDSARKAYDMKKVIAHVVDGGRFFEIKPAWARNLITGLARLGGRPVGIVANQPMVLGGALDVDSADKAARFIMLCDAFHIPLVFLQDVPGFLVGSKVERQGIIRHGAKMLYAVSEATVPKVTVVLRKAYGAGYFVMCGKAYEPDLIVAWPTAEISVMGPEGGTNIIFRKEIAAAADPDAERARRVEDFRKLINPYIAAGGAFIDDVIDPRETRPVVIRALEMARTKQVQRPWKKHGIMPV; this is encoded by the coding sequence ATGGGAATGAAGGAGCTGGTGGATGATCTCAAGGCGCGCCGTGAGCGTGCCACGGGCATGGGCGGGCCCGAGGCCATCGCCCGGCAGCACGCCGACGGGAAGCTGACGGTCCGGGAGCGGCTCGACCGGCTCTTCGACCCTGGCTCGTTCAGCGAGATCGGCATCCTGGCGACGCATGCCAACATCTCGCCGGCCATGCGCGGCAAGGAGACGCCTGCCGATGGCGTCGTGACGGGCTTCGGCAAGATCAACGGCCGCCTGGCGTCCGTCATCGCGTACGACTTCACGGTGATGGCGGGGTCCATGGGGCGCACCGCCGAGATCAAGTGCAATCGCGCCCGGGAGATCGCGCTCACCAAGCGCATGCCCATGGTCTGGCTGATCGACTCGGCGGGGGCGCGCATCCAGGAGGCCATCGGCTCGACCTTCGCCCAGTCGGGCTTCCTGTTCCGGGAGGAATCCATCATGTCCGGGGTCGTCCCGATGGTGGCCGCCATGATGGGCCCGGGCGCCGCCGGCACGGCCTACATCCCGGCGCTCTCGGACTTCGTCCTCATGGTGAAGGGGACGAGCCACATGGCGCTGGGCGGGCCTCCGCTCGTCAAGGCCGTGGTGGGCGAGGACATCACCCCCGAGGAGCTGGGCGGATCGAAGGTGCACACCGAGGTCTCGGGGGTGGCCGACCTCGAGGTGACCGACGACGCGGCGTGCATCGACGCCATCAAGGAGTACCTGTCATTCTTCCCCGGTTCCAACCTGGAGCAGCCGCCCGTCGCTCCCTGCGGGGATCCCGCCGACCGGATGGACGAGGCGCTGCTGAGCATCGTGCCCGACAGCGCCCGCAAGGCCTACGACATGAAGAAGGTCATCGCGCACGTCGTGGACGGCGGCCGCTTCTTCGAGATCAAGCCCGCGTGGGCCCGGAACCTCATCACCGGCCTGGCCCGCCTGGGCGGCCGCCCCGTGGGGATCGTGGCCAACCAGCCCATGGTGCTGGGCGGGGCGCTGGACGTGGATTCGGCCGACAAGGCCGCGCGCTTCATCATGCTCTGTGACGCCTTTCACATCCCGCTCGTGTTCCTGCAGGACGTGCCGGGGTTCCTGGTGGGCTCCAAGGTGGAGCGGCAGGGCATCATCCGTCACGGGGCCAAGATGCTCTACGCGGTGAGCGAGGCCACGGTGCCCAAGGTCACCGTCGTCCTGCGGAAGGCCTATGGCGCGGGCTACTTCGTCATGTGCGGCAAGGCCTACGAGCCGGACCTCATCGTGGCGTGGCCCACGGCGGAGATCTCCGTGATGGGGCCCGAGGGCGGGACCAACATCATCTTCCGGAAGGAGATCGCGGCCGCGGCGGATCCCGACGCGGAGCGGGCCCGGCGGGTCGAGGACTTCCGGAAGCTGATCAACCCGTATATCGCCGCCGGGGGGGCCTTCATCGACGACGTGATCGACCCGCGGGAGACCCGGCCCGTGGTCATCCGGGCGTTGGAGATGGCGCGCACGAAGCAGGTGCAGCGTCCCTGGAAGAAGCACGGGATCATGCCCGTGTAG
- a CDS encoding DinB family protein, with translation MTLEMIRGLYQFHWWANRRLFDVTAALGDETAARDLGTQWSFPTLKGMLGHIYAADWVWLERWQGRSPTGLPAGRDFATLADLRARWDAFESEQRAFVEGLPGDGLARLVAYRNIRGEPYTLPLWQLLQHVANHATHHRSEVATMLTMVSGSPPATDLALYHLIVSGQVKG, from the coding sequence ATGACCCTCGAGATGATCCGCGGGCTCTACCAGTTCCACTGGTGGGCGAACCGAAGGCTCTTCGACGTCACGGCGGCGCTCGGAGACGAGACGGCCGCCCGCGATCTGGGCACCCAGTGGAGCTTTCCGACGCTCAAGGGCATGCTGGGGCACATCTACGCCGCGGACTGGGTGTGGCTCGAGCGCTGGCAGGGCCGCTCCCCGACGGGGCTGCCCGCCGGCCGAGACTTCGCCACGCTCGCCGACCTGCGGGCCCGCTGGGACGCCTTCGAGTCGGAGCAGCGGGCGTTCGTCGAGGGGCTACCCGGAGACGGCCTCGCCCGGCTGGTGGCGTACCGGAACATCCGGGGCGAGCCGTACACGCTCCCTCTCTGGCAGCTGCTCCAGCACGTGGCCAATCACGCCACGCATCATCGAAGCGAGGTCGCCACGATGCTGACCATGGTGAGCGGTTCCCCGCCGGCCACCGACCTGGCCCTCTACCACCTGATCGTCTCCGGGCAGGTGAAGGGCTAG
- a CDS encoding biotin/lipoyl-binding carrier protein: protein MAEDVKAHITGVVFQITTKAGDEVASGDPVIVLESMKMEIPVEAPRAGTVREIRVAEGQTVQEGDTVAVLD, encoded by the coding sequence ATGGCTGAGGACGTCAAGGCGCACATCACGGGGGTGGTCTTCCAGATCACGACCAAGGCCGGTGACGAGGTGGCAAGCGGCGATCCGGTCATCGTGCTGGAGTCCATGAAGATGGAGATCCCCGTGGAGGCCCCCCGCGCGGGCACCGTGAGGGAGATCAGGGTGGCCGAGGGGCAGACCGTCCAGGAGGGGGACACGGTCGCGGTGTTGGACTGA